The nucleotide window GTTAACCAGAATACGGTACACCTTTTGATTAGCTATGGTCATGGTAACCATCAGGGCATCATCGTGCAGATGCTGGATTCCGCGGGCATCGTCCACGGTGAaggttaggctacatgggttgaCCCAGAGTTCCTTGCTAGGCTGATCGGTCAGGTGAATGTAATGTTCTGGATCAGGCTTCCGAGAGTGGACTTTCCGAGCCCTATTCAAATCTCCCCCACCGGATGAACCCCTaaaaatggtgtggatttcagcTGGCTCTTCCAGGAGGTTATTCGGCTGCCCTTGCGTTTCTTTCCGAGTAGTTTTTTCTTCTTTGGTGTATCGGCATAGATGTACCTTCCGAATAAGGGTCTCGATCTCATCTTTGAGATCTACACAATCAGCTGTGTTATGGACATGATCTCGGTGAAAGTGGTAGTACTTATGCTTGTCTCGATGATCCGGGTCGGCCCTCATACAAACGGGCCAATTCGGCAGTTTCTCTCCTCGGATGTTCGATAGAATCTGCTTAGTGGATGTGTTAAGGGGGTGTAGGAGCGGAA belongs to Magnolia sinica isolate HGM2019 chromosome 8, MsV1, whole genome shotgun sequence and includes:
- the LOC131254247 gene encoding uncharacterized protein LOC131254247, translating into MRADPDHRDKHKYYHFHRDHVHNTADCVDLKDEIETLIRKVHLCRYTKEEKTTRKETQGQPNNLLEEPAEIHTIFRGSSGGGDLNRARKVHSRKPDPEHYIHLTDQPSKELWVNPCSLTFTVDDARGIQHLHDDALMVTMTIANQKVYRILVNTSSLVDVVYSEAFKRMGFHGRTFDL